One segment of Rosa chinensis cultivar Old Blush chromosome 6, RchiOBHm-V2, whole genome shotgun sequence DNA contains the following:
- the LOC112171976 gene encoding thioredoxin H-type encodes MAAEEGQVIACHTTEAWDEQLTKGNETKKLIVVDFTASWCGPCRFIAPILAELARKTPEVTFLKVDVDELKTVAEDWSVEAMPTFVFLKEGKIVDKVVGAKKDELVLKVSQHIAAAATASA; translated from the exons atggccGCAGAAGAGGGACAAGTCATCGCCTGCCACACCACTGAGGCTTGGGACGAACAGCTCACGAAGGGAAACGAGACCAAGAAGCTG ATTGTGGTGGACTTCACTGCTTCATGGTGTGGACCATGCCGTTTCATTGCCCCAATCTTGGCAGAGCTGGCCAGGAAGACCCCGGAGGTCACATTCCTGAAGGTGGATGTTGATGAGCTGAAGACGGTTGCTGAGGACTGGTCTGTGGAGGCAATGCCTACCTTTGTGTTCCTTAAAGAAGGCAAGATTGTCGACAAGGTTGTTGGTGCTAAGAAAGATGAGCTTGTGCTCAAAGTAAGCCAGCATATTGCTGCTGCTGCAACTGCATCTGCTTAG
- the LOC112171973 gene encoding beta-galactosidase 5 isoform X1, which translates to METHSVSKLLALYLVAALFVGSELIQCTTVSYDKKAILINGRRRLLISGSIHYPRSTPEMWEGLIQKAKDGGLDVIDTYVFWNGHEPSPGNYYFEGRYDLVRFIRTVQKAGLYLHLRIGPYVCAEWNFGGFPVWLKYVPGISFRTDNGPFKMAMQGFTQKIVQMMKNERLFASQGGPIILSQIENEYGPESKALGAAGHNYINWAAKMAVGMNTGVPWVMCKEDDAPDPMINSCNGFYCDGFTPNKPYKPTLWTEAWSGWFSEFGGTVHHRPVQDLAFAVARFIQKGGSYVNYYMYHGGTNFGRTAGGPFITTSYDYDAPIDEYGLIREPKYTHLKELHRAIKLSEHALVSSDPTVTSLGTYQQAYVFNSGPRSCAAFLSNFHMKSAATVTFNNMHYDLPAWSVSILPDCRNAVFNTAKVGVPTSRVQMTPTHNRLLYWETYGEDLSSLHDRSSISTIGLLEQINVTRDTSDYLWYMTNIEINSWESFLHGGKWPTLTLQSAGHAIHVFINGQFSGMSKHFCSTTESEQELIVLSDSGFKFCIYLDSNLNIITGSAFGTREQREFTFTKPVNLHAGINRIALLSIAVGLPNVGLHFETWKTGIQGPVFLDGLSRGRKDLTIQKWLYKVGLNGETMNLISPSGASSVDWIRASLATHNQQLKWYKAYFNAPLGNEPLALDMRSMGKGQVWINGQSIGRYWMAFANGDCSMCSYTGTYRQTKCQLGCGQPTQRWYHVPRSWLKPTKNLLVVFEELGGDPSKITLVKRSLTR; encoded by the exons ATGGAAACTCACTCGGTTTCCAAGCTCTTAGCTTTGTACTTGGTGGCCGCCTTGTTTGTGGGTTCTGAGCTGATCCAATGCACCACTGTGAGCTATGACAAGAAGGCCATTCTCATCAATGGCCGGAGAAGACTACTCATCTCCGGCTCAATTCACTATCCTAGAAGCACCCCTGAA ATGTGGGAAGGTCTTATACAGAAAGCTAAAGATGGAGGGTTGGATGTGATTGACACTTATGTTTTCTGGAATGGTCATGAACCTTCTCCTGGCAAT taCTATTTTGAGGGGAGATATGATCTTGTACGGTTCATAAGGACAGTACAGAAAGCAGGGCTCTACCTTCATCTGCGAATTGGACCTTATGTTTGTGCAGAATGGAATTTTGG AGGATTTCCTGTTTGGCTAAAATATGTTCCTGGAATCAGCTTCAGAACAGACAATGGGCCATTCAAG aTGGCAATGCAAGGGTTTACCCAGAAAATTGTCCAGATGATGAAAAATGAAAGGCTATTTGCATCACAAGGTGGCCCCATAATCCTTTCTCAG ATTGAGAATGAATATGGGCCAGAAAGCAAGGCACTTGGAGCTGCTGGTCATAACTACATAAACTGGGCTGCCAAAATGGCCGTTGGAATGAATACCGGAGTCCCATGGGTGATGTGCAAGGAAGATGATGCCCCCGACCCTATG ATAAATTCATGTAATGGTTTTTACTGTGATGGTTTCACTCCCAACAAACCTTACAAGCCTACTTTGTGGACTGAGGCTTGGAGTGGCTG GTTTTCTGAGTTTGGCGGCACAGTTCACCACCGACCTGTTCAAGATTTGGCATTTGCAGTCGCTCGCTTCATACAGAAGGGTGGCTCATATGTTAATTACTACATG TATCATGGAGGTACCAACTTCGGACGCACTGCTGGAGGCCCATTCATTACAACAAGCTATGACTATGATGCTCCAATTGATGAATATG GTTTGATCAGAGAACCTAAATATACTCATCTGAAGGAGCTTCATAGGGCTATTAAGCTATCTGAACATGCTTTAGTTTCATCTGATCCTACTGTTACTTCATTAGGAACCTATCAGCAG GCTTATGTATTCAATTCAGGACCAAGAAGCTGTGCAGCTTTTCTCTCGAACTTTCATATGAAATCTGCTGCAACTGTGACTTTTAATAACATGCACTATGATCTACCTGCTTGGTCTGTCAGCATCCTTCCTGATTGCAGAAATGCAGTATTTAACACTGCAAAG GTGGGAGTCCCAACTTCACGGGTGCAGATGACCCCAACCCACAATCGTTTGCTTTATTGGGAGACTTATGGTGAAGATCTTTCCTCTCTACATGATAGGTCGAGCATATCAACTATTGGACTTCTAGAGCAGATAAATGTCACTAGAGATACCAGTGACTATCTATGGTACATGACCAA CATTGAGATCAATTCATGGGAGTCTTTTCTCCATGGAGGAAAATGGCCGACACTTACTCTGCAGTCAGCAGGTCATGCCATCCATGTCTTCATCAATGGACAGTTCTCAGGTATGTCAAAGCATTTTTGTTCTACCACAGAAAGTGAGCAGGAACTTATTGTTCTATCTGATTCAGGCTTCAAATTTTGCATCTATCTTGACTCCAATTTGAACATAATTACAGGTTCAGCCTTTGGAACTAGGGAGCAGAGGGAATTTACATTTACAAAACCAGTGAACCTTCATGCTGGAATAAACAGAATTGCACTGCTCAGCATAGCTGTTGGACTACCG aatgttgggTTGCATTTTGAGACATGGAAAACAGGAATCCAAGGTCCAGTTTTTCTGGATGGTCTTAGCCGGGGAAGGAAAGATTTAACAATACAGAAGTGGTTATACAAG GTTGGCCTAAATGGAGAGACAATGAATTTGATCTCTCCCAGTGGAGCCTCATCCGTTGATTGGATCAGAGCATCACTAGCTACTCATAACCAGCAGTTAAAATGGTACAAG GCCTATTTTAACGCACCTTTAGGAAATGAACCATTGGCTTTGGACATGCGGAGCATGGGAAAGGGTCAAGTGTGGATCAACGGGCAGAGTATTGGAAGATACTGGATGGCTTTTGCTAATGGCGACTGTAGTATGTGCAGTTACACCGGGACATACCGGCAGACAAAGTGTCAACTAGGCTGTGGTCAACCAACCCAACGATG GTATCATGTCCCTCGGTCCTGGTTAAAGCCAACAAAAAATTTACTCGTAGTTTTTGAAGAACTTGGTGGTGATCCATCGAAGATTACCCTGGTCAAGAGATCACTGACAAGATAA
- the LOC112171973 gene encoding beta-galactosidase 5 isoform X2 encodes METHSVSKLLALYLVAALFVGSELIQCTTVSYDKKAILINGRRRLLISGSIHYPRSTPEMWEGLIQKAKDGGLDVIDTYVFWNGHEPSPGNYYFEGRYDLVRFIRTVQKAGLYLHLRIGPYVCAEWNFGGFPVWLKYVPGISFRTDNGPFKMAMQGFTQKIVQMMKNERLFASQGGPIILSQIENEYGPESKALGAAGHNYINWAAKMAVGMNTGVPWVMCKEDDAPDPMINSCNGFYCDGFTPNKPYKPTLWTEAWSGWFSEFGGTVHHRPVQDLAFAVARFIQKGGSYVNYYMYHGGTNFGRTAGGPFITTSYDYDAPIDEYGLIREPKYTHLKELHRAIKLSEHALVSSDPTVTSLGTYQQAYVFNSGPRSCAAFLSNFHMKSAATVTFNNMHYDLPAWSVSILPDCRNAVFNTAKVGVPTSRVQMTPTHNRLLYWETYGEDLSSLHDRSSISTIGLLEQINVTRDTSDYLWYMTNIEINSWESFLHGGKWPTLTLQSAGHAIHVFINGQFSGSAFGTREQREFTFTKPVNLHAGINRIALLSIAVGLPNVGLHFETWKTGIQGPVFLDGLSRGRKDLTIQKWLYKVGLNGETMNLISPSGASSVDWIRASLATHNQQLKWYKAYFNAPLGNEPLALDMRSMGKGQVWINGQSIGRYWMAFANGDCSMCSYTGTYRQTKCQLGCGQPTQRWYHVPRSWLKPTKNLLVVFEELGGDPSKITLVKRSLTR; translated from the exons ATGGAAACTCACTCGGTTTCCAAGCTCTTAGCTTTGTACTTGGTGGCCGCCTTGTTTGTGGGTTCTGAGCTGATCCAATGCACCACTGTGAGCTATGACAAGAAGGCCATTCTCATCAATGGCCGGAGAAGACTACTCATCTCCGGCTCAATTCACTATCCTAGAAGCACCCCTGAA ATGTGGGAAGGTCTTATACAGAAAGCTAAAGATGGAGGGTTGGATGTGATTGACACTTATGTTTTCTGGAATGGTCATGAACCTTCTCCTGGCAAT taCTATTTTGAGGGGAGATATGATCTTGTACGGTTCATAAGGACAGTACAGAAAGCAGGGCTCTACCTTCATCTGCGAATTGGACCTTATGTTTGTGCAGAATGGAATTTTGG AGGATTTCCTGTTTGGCTAAAATATGTTCCTGGAATCAGCTTCAGAACAGACAATGGGCCATTCAAG aTGGCAATGCAAGGGTTTACCCAGAAAATTGTCCAGATGATGAAAAATGAAAGGCTATTTGCATCACAAGGTGGCCCCATAATCCTTTCTCAG ATTGAGAATGAATATGGGCCAGAAAGCAAGGCACTTGGAGCTGCTGGTCATAACTACATAAACTGGGCTGCCAAAATGGCCGTTGGAATGAATACCGGAGTCCCATGGGTGATGTGCAAGGAAGATGATGCCCCCGACCCTATG ATAAATTCATGTAATGGTTTTTACTGTGATGGTTTCACTCCCAACAAACCTTACAAGCCTACTTTGTGGACTGAGGCTTGGAGTGGCTG GTTTTCTGAGTTTGGCGGCACAGTTCACCACCGACCTGTTCAAGATTTGGCATTTGCAGTCGCTCGCTTCATACAGAAGGGTGGCTCATATGTTAATTACTACATG TATCATGGAGGTACCAACTTCGGACGCACTGCTGGAGGCCCATTCATTACAACAAGCTATGACTATGATGCTCCAATTGATGAATATG GTTTGATCAGAGAACCTAAATATACTCATCTGAAGGAGCTTCATAGGGCTATTAAGCTATCTGAACATGCTTTAGTTTCATCTGATCCTACTGTTACTTCATTAGGAACCTATCAGCAG GCTTATGTATTCAATTCAGGACCAAGAAGCTGTGCAGCTTTTCTCTCGAACTTTCATATGAAATCTGCTGCAACTGTGACTTTTAATAACATGCACTATGATCTACCTGCTTGGTCTGTCAGCATCCTTCCTGATTGCAGAAATGCAGTATTTAACACTGCAAAG GTGGGAGTCCCAACTTCACGGGTGCAGATGACCCCAACCCACAATCGTTTGCTTTATTGGGAGACTTATGGTGAAGATCTTTCCTCTCTACATGATAGGTCGAGCATATCAACTATTGGACTTCTAGAGCAGATAAATGTCACTAGAGATACCAGTGACTATCTATGGTACATGACCAA CATTGAGATCAATTCATGGGAGTCTTTTCTCCATGGAGGAAAATGGCCGACACTTACTCTGCAGTCAGCAGGTCATGCCATCCATGTCTTCATCAATGGACAGTTCTCAG GTTCAGCCTTTGGAACTAGGGAGCAGAGGGAATTTACATTTACAAAACCAGTGAACCTTCATGCTGGAATAAACAGAATTGCACTGCTCAGCATAGCTGTTGGACTACCG aatgttgggTTGCATTTTGAGACATGGAAAACAGGAATCCAAGGTCCAGTTTTTCTGGATGGTCTTAGCCGGGGAAGGAAAGATTTAACAATACAGAAGTGGTTATACAAG GTTGGCCTAAATGGAGAGACAATGAATTTGATCTCTCCCAGTGGAGCCTCATCCGTTGATTGGATCAGAGCATCACTAGCTACTCATAACCAGCAGTTAAAATGGTACAAG GCCTATTTTAACGCACCTTTAGGAAATGAACCATTGGCTTTGGACATGCGGAGCATGGGAAAGGGTCAAGTGTGGATCAACGGGCAGAGTATTGGAAGATACTGGATGGCTTTTGCTAATGGCGACTGTAGTATGTGCAGTTACACCGGGACATACCGGCAGACAAAGTGTCAACTAGGCTGTGGTCAACCAACCCAACGATG GTATCATGTCCCTCGGTCCTGGTTAAAGCCAACAAAAAATTTACTCGTAGTTTTTGAAGAACTTGGTGGTGATCCATCGAAGATTACCCTGGTCAAGAGATCACTGACAAGATAA